In the genome of Pontibacter actiniarum, the window GCTATTTCAGAAGCATTACCTACAGCCAGCACGTACATTTTGTCCGGGTTGATATACTTCTGCGCCACGCGCTGTACATCGTCGGCCGTTACAGCCTCCACCTTTTTCAGGTAATTAGCATAGTAATCTTCCGGCAAGCCATAACGAGCGGTGTTGATAGCGTAAACAGCAACTGTAGCAGGGTTCTCTAGGCCACGGCCAAAGCTACCCATTATGTAAGCCTTCGCATCGCGCAGCTCCTCGTCGCTTACGCGCTCGCTGCGGATTTTGGTAAGCTCGTTCATGAACTCTACCACGGCACTGTCAGTCACAGCATTACGCACGTTTGCGCTGGCATTAAAGCGGCCCAATATTTCATCGTTGTTAATAGATGAATAAGCGCCGTACGTATAGCCGTGCGTTTCGCGCAGGTTCTGGAACAAACGAGAGTCCATGCCACCACCCAAAATGTTGTTCATCAGCGAAGCTGCCACGGCATCCTCAGCACCTGGCTTCAGGTCGGCAGGGTTTGTCAGAACCAAAGAACTTTGTACCGCGCTCGGGCGATCTACTATAACAACCTGCGTTTTTTCCGGGGCTTTAGGTAGTTCGAAGTTAATATCTTTTACCTCGCCTTTCTCCCACTTAGCAAACGATTTCTTCAGGAGTTTTTTCATCTCCTTCGGCGTTACGTCACCTACCACAGCCAAATATCCAATGTTTGGCTTGTAATAAGTGTTGTAGTAGTCCTGGATGTCCTGCAGGGTGATTTTGTCTACCGTCTCCTCGGTCATTACCTCCCCGTAAGGGTGATCCTTGCCGTACAGCACCATGTTGCGAGTGCGGCTGGCGATAGCATCCGGATTATCTTTAGACTGAGCCAAGCTGGCTTTCATCTGCTTTTTAATTTTGTCCAGCTCTTCTTGCGTGAACTTCGGGTTTAACAGTGCATCTGTTGTCAGGTCTACCAGCGTTGGCAGGTGTTTCTTTAAAGATGATGCGTTAAAGCCTGTAGAAGAGAAGCCAAGGTCAGCACCAATAAAGTCTACCTGCTCGTCAAACTGATCTTTGGTGCGGTTGGTCGTGCCAGTACGCATCATCTGTCCAGCAGCCTGTACATAACCAGCTTTGTCGCCTTCCAGAATCGGATCACGGTCCAGCACCAGCGACATAGACACCACTGGCTGCTTGTGGTTTTCTACCACGTATACTTTCAGCCCGTTCTTCAGGGTAAAATGCTCATACTTGCCCAGCTCTATCTTTGGAGCCGGACCTGCAGGCGGAGGAGTAGATTGTTGTGCCTGGGCAGGCATAGCGCATAGTAACGCCAGCGCCAGAAATGCTGCACTATATATTTTCTTTATCATAATTGTTCTCTTTTAAAATGGACACAAGTAGCAAGACGCAGGACACAAGATTCTTCAGGTCATGTAACTTTTCTAATACACCGCAAATCGGAAGTCTAGCGTCTAATATCTTATGTCTAAAATCTAAACTAAACGTCTATTTCGGTTGAGCTGACTTTGGCAGGTAGTGTAGCACTACACGGTTGTCTTTAGTGAGGTACTCCTTCGCTACGCGCTGGATGTCATCTTTCGTCACCTTCATGTAGCGCTGTAGCTCTGTATTGATCAGGTTGGCATCACCGAAGTATACAGCATAGTTGGCAAGGCTTTCGGCACGGCCAGCTACAGTGCTGTTCTGCTGCACAAAGCTGCTCTCAATCTGGTTCTGTAGTTTCTGGAACTCACGGTCAGAAAGCGGTTCTGTTTTTACGCGCTCAATCTCTGCGTTCATGGCTTTCTCCAAGTCATCTACTTCTACACCCATATTGGCGATAGCAAACGTCAGGAATAGGCCCGGATCTTCTGTTGGGAAAGGAATAGAAGCTGCAGCCACAGCTTTCTGCTGCTTATCTACCAGTGCCTTTGGCAGGCGAGCACTCTCACCACCAGATAGCAATGTAGTCAGCATAGAAAGTGCATAGAAATCATCCGTTCCCTGCTCCGGTACATGGTATGCCTGGATAACAGCTGGCAACTGAATGTTATCGTAAACAGTTTTACGGCGCTCTTCTGTCTGCTTAGGCTCTACCACGTTAGGGCGAGGTATTTCTTTGGTGCCTTTCGGAATACCAGCAAAATACTTCTCGATCATCTTTTTGGTTTCCTCTATGTTGATGTCGCCGGCGATAGAAAGCGTCGCATTGTTTGGCACATAGAAGGTCTTGTAGAAATCACGGAACTCGTCGATGCTGGCAGCATTCAAATCTTCAAAAGAACCGATTGGCATTGTTTTGTAAGGGTGCTCTTTGAAGGCAAGCGAGAACACATTCTCACCCATAGAACCGTAAGGCTGGTTATCGATACGCTCACGCTTCTCTTCCTGTACTACTTTGCGCTGCGTCTCCACACCTACTTGGTCAATCTTGGCGTGCTTCATACGCTCTGCTTCCAGCCAAAGGCCAAGCTCAACCTGGTTAGACGGCAGCAATTCGTAATAGTAAGTACGGTCGAAAGAAGTGTTGGCATTAAGCGCGCCACCAGCTTTTTGTACCAGTGAGCTATACTCCCCACGGTCAATGTTCTCAGTGCCCTCAAACATCAGGTGCTCAAAAAAGTGTGCAAAGCCTGAGCGTCCTGCTACCTCGTCCTTAGAGCCTACGTGGTACAGCACTGACACTGCTACGTTAGGCGTAGATTTGTCCTGGTGCAGGATTACGTGCAGGCCGTTCGGGAGCGTGTACTCCGTGAACTCAATCTTGTTGCTCTTGCTCTGCGCCATCGCCGCCAGGCTGGTGGCACACCACAAAAGGCAGATGATAAACTTGCGTTTCATGTGTTTTTAAGTTGTTTTGATAAGAGTGAATCGGCATAAGCCGGTCTTGCAGACGCGATGCTGCAAAGTATAAAATTAGCGTTAAACTGGGGGAAAAGCCAGTTTACACCGGACGCAGAGCCGCTGTTTCGGCCAATCAAGGGCGGTTGCAGACGAACCTGTTGATTCCATAGACGAACAGCCCCGCAGTAGTTTTGCCACAATGGCAAGCGGGGTTTCGGTGCAGAACAGGCAGGGGAGAAGCAAGTGCTTTACGTGCGTGCGCTATGCCTGCATCAGAGCAACTGCTGCAGCTGGCTTACCACGTAGTTCTTCGGCACGTTTACCAAGAGCGACAGCACAAAAAAACAGAACAAGGCATACTTCACCCTCACGATCTCACGGGATGCATCCGGCAGTTTCACCAATGTGTACAGCAGGCCTATAAACACAGGAAAGCTGAAAGGCGACAGTAGTCTGTAGTCCAGCTCATCGAAACGGGAAACTATGCGCAGCGCCAGAATCGCCCCCAGGTATAAAAAGGCGACACCAAAGCAAGCGGCAGAGAATCGGTCTGCCACGGCTTCCTGCCAGAAGCTGTAGCGTGTCCTCACCTGCACCACGATGTATAGCAGTAGCAGTAGCTGCAGCAAAGCAGTAGTATAAAGCAGGTAGTCCGGTTGGTTTTGCGCCCTGTATTCCCGTATAACCAGAAACTCATTAAACAAGCCCTTAAGCAACATGAGCACAAAGCCTCCGGCACTTTCTGTTTCATCTTTCAGCCTGTCGAAGCCTGTTATAAAGCCGCTTAGCCTGTAGTTCGTATACAGGTAAGCGGCTGCTAGCAACGCCAGCAGCGTGGTAACTACCAAGAGCTTGCCGGCCACTTTGTACTTGCGTTTGTAGCTCCAGTAGAGCCCCAGCAGCGCAGGCACCCCAAACGAGAACGCCCCCACATAGCGCAGCAGAAAGAGCGAAAGGCAGATCAGAAAGATAACCAGCACATGGCCGTTGGTGCCCCTGCCGGCCCATACCTGACTGGCCACGTACGCCAGCAACAGCAACCCCAGCAGAAAAGGGGCCTCAGACCAGGTAAAGCTGTACACTTCCAGGTACGTATAGGCGCCATACACAGACGCCAGCACAAAGGCATACTGGCGGCAAAGGTGCCGCAACAGCAGGAAGCCGGCCCCTATAAAAAGCAAGTTCAGTATCTTAGAGGCCCAGTACACATCCAGGCTCGTAACCTGTGAAAAGAGGTAAATGAGCACGGGGTAGCCAACAGGCCAGGCAGAAAAGTAGTGCCTGCCGGCCGTGCCTTCGTTTGGCACATAAAAGCCGTGCCCATCCTTTATGTTCTGGGCTAAATCAAGATAAGCCTGAGAGTCGGGGCTCACGTAGCCGGAGCCATGCACGTTAAGCCTGAAAAGGATAACTGCCACCATCACAGTGTACAGCAACAACAGCAACAGATCCGCCCTTCTAGATTTCTCCATCCGCTAGTACATCCTCGGCAATTCAATGCCTTTAATCTTGCGGTACAGCCCCAGGGCCGCCTGGTCTGTGAGGCTGGCCACAAAGTCGGTGATGTGGATGATGCGCTCGTAAGCGGTGGCGGATTCGGGCAGCTGCAGGTACTGTGGCGGGATAAGCGCTGCCAGTTTCCGGTGGTGCCTGGACTCAGGCTTGAAAACAGCTTTTATCCCCGCATCCAGCAGGCCGCCCAGCACTTCAAAGCCGGCCGCCTCAATCTCCAGCACCGGGCGGTTCTGGTAGATCAACCTTACAGACAGGTCTTTGATCTCGTCCAGCACGGGCTTGCTGCTTACTTCGTTTATCAGCGGCTTATCATAGTTGCCTGCCAGTATCGCCTCTTCGTGCTGCAGAAAAATAGCGGTGGTTTCCTCTATCAGTTTATTGATGATGCGGGCGCGCAGGTAGCCAATCTCTTCTTTCCAATCGTAGAAGGTGAGGCTGGACTTGCGGTTCGGGTCGTCGTTCAGTATCTGGCGGAGCAGGTGCATACCCTGTTCCTGCGGCACCAGGCCCAGCTTCAGGCCATCCTCAAAATCGATGATGCGGTAGCAGATGTCGTCGGCGGCCTCTACCAGAAAGGCCAGTGGGTGGCGGTGGTAAAACACCTCCCCATCCTTGCCCTTCTTCAGCAGCCCCAACTCCTGTGCAATGGTGTTAAACCACGCTTTCTCCGTCTGAAAAAAGCCATACTTCTTTTCGCTGGTACTCTTCGTGTCGGCTATTTTGGGCAGCGACTCCTTCGGGTATTTGGTAAAGGTAGCCAGGGTGGTGTAGGTCAGGCTAAGGCCGCTGTGGCTTACGCCGTCGGGCAACTGGCAGTGCGCCGGGTAAGTATACGTGAGCACTCTAAAACCGGCAGCGTTGCCTTCATAGTTACAAAGATCCGCTTTTTCGGCCGCTGTAAGCCCCTGCAAGTATGGCTGCGCCTCGTCGCTCTGGAAATAGGCTGAGATGGCATCCTCACCGGAGTGGCCAAAGGGCGGGTTGCCGATATCGTGGGCGAGGCAGGCCGCGGCCACCACATCCCCAAAATCAGCCTCCTGTATATTTATATTCTTCTCCTCCGCCAGCTCCTGGTGCCGCTCCAAAATGCTTTTGCCCACAATGCGGCCCAACGAGCGCCCTACTACCGATGCCTCCAGGCTGTGCGTCAGGCGGGTGTGCACAAAGTCACTTTCCGGCATGGGCATCACCTGCGTCTTGTTCTGCAAGCGTCTGAAGGCTGAGGAGAACACGATACGGTCGTAGTCGCGCTGAAACTCGCCCCGGACCGATTCGTCCGAAGTATACTTTTTGTCTGTGGCCTCAAAGCGCTTCTTTGAGATAAGTTTGTCCCACGTGGTACTAGCGATGGTTGGCTGGCTCATGATATTATTTTACAGCATCACACTGATCATAAAGGTACCGATCAGGAAAACGGCAAGGGTAAAGACGTACACCAGGGTGAGCGGAATAAGCTTCAGGAGGGTTTTGAGATACGATGTTTTGTAGACTCTCTTTAAGGCAAAGTACAGGTACACCACCATCACCACCATCACCGCGTCCGTCAGGTCTAGCGGGATAACGTAGGCAAGGCTAACGGCAACGATGATCAGTATAAAGTAAAAGGTGTGCAGGTGGATGGAGAACATCAGGTGCTCTACATAGTTGCGCCCCTTCCTGTAGAAGAACAGGTACAGCAGGTATCCGAAGAACGGCATGAGCAGAAACATCATGAACGAGGTGTTCTTCAGCATCTTTTGCAACGACTGGTCGCCGCCCTTGAAGAAGGTGGCGATCTTCACCTCGAGCTCCTCCGTATCCCCGGCGCCCACCTCCGTCGCCTTTGGCACCGCTGCGGAATCGGGACCGGCAACAACCTTTGCCACCGCTACCGGGTCTAAGCTGTCTGCGCTGACTCCTTTCAGGACCGGCAGCCTTTGCTCCAGCACCGCCTGCTCTTGCGGGGTTACGTTTATGGCCATGGTGCCTTTGGTGGTGATGGCCAGCACAAAGAAGAAAACCAGGCTGACAAACACATACAGGCGGATAGGCGGCACATACGATGCGCGCTGCCCCGTGTTAAACTTCTCCGTAAGCAGGCCCGGCCGGAAGAGCAAGTACTTTAAGGTAACCCAAAACTTTGTGTCGTAATGCAGGGTTCCCTCCAGAAACTCCCACACCAGGTGCTTCACCGGCACGTTTAAGTCGTGGTTCTCCTGGCCGCAGTTGGGGCAGTAGTTGTTAACTTCTTCAAACGTGTAGCCACAGTTAGGGCATTGGGTAAACTTGCGTCTTTTCTTTTCCATTTGGTGCTGCAGGGGCAAGTATGGCTTTTATCAAGCTCAAATATAGTTTTATACCTGTAATTATACCAACTGTATCGCTATAACAGCAGGTATGCGATAAAAAGCAGGCGGTAGAGCACCAAGTTTTTTTCCTGCCCATGTTACAACACAACAAGGCAAAGATCAACCGAAAACAGCTTTAGCAACGCCAGCAAGGGCTTTTACTCCCCTATGAGATAAGCAGGCGCACCACTGCCATGTTACAAATAAGTGTTAAAATACCTTGTGTTACAGAGAAGGGATGCCGAATTTTGACCCATCGCGCCAACCTTTTCAAGCTGGAAAACACTTTTTCGCTCTATCAAACCCTATGTGTGGCGGGTGTGTGGTTTTGTCCTTTTTCCATGTGTGGCAAACAAAAACACCGCAGCCTATTACCCTAGAAGGCAAGCAGCTAGCAATTTCCCCAGATTGCACGCTGCTTGCCTTTTCGTTTTCGGAGTTGGTCAGGCTCCGTCCTGCGCCTGGTGGCCGTACGTCCGCAGCCCCCTGTTACGCTTGGCCAAATTTCTCCTGCGCCGGCACACCTCCAGACAAAACCCATGTTACAATTAGGCAACATTCCAACTTTATGAGCGAACTGCCTACGGCTCAGTGTTAAAGCTGCTGGCGCGCCACAACAACGGCATGCCGCCATCGTAAATCAAAGAGTGGAAGCACAATGCATTGTTGTTTTAATACTTTCTATGTTTCATAACTAAAACAGGAGGAATTATCATGGCAAATGTAGCAAAGAGAAATGGAGGGGCTTCGGCTCCGGCGCGTTCCGTGTTTTCAGACTTCTTTAGCGACATGGATCGCTTTTTTGAAAACGACATGTGGCGGCTGCCGACCCAGCGCAGACACCAGCTGATGGCAGACCTGCCGGCCACCAATATCCGCGAAAACGAAAGAGACTACAGCATAGAGGTGGCGGCCCCGGGTATGCAGAAAGACGACTTTAACATTGAGGTAAACGAAGGCATGCTGACCATCAGCTCCCAGAAAGAGGCCAGCAACACAGAGGAGCAGGAGAACTACACCCGCCGGGAGTACAACTACAGCTCGTTCAGCCGCTCTTTCCGTTTACCAAAGGGCATCAAAGAAGACAGTATTAAAGCCAGCTATAAGGATGGCATTCTGCACATTAACGTGCCCAAGGGGCAGGAGCGGGAAAAGCCCCGCCACCGCATTAACATCGAATAGAAACACCAGAAACGACAGCGCATCAAAAAGGGCGGAGAAGCAACACTCTCCGCCCTTTTTGATGCCACAGCCACCTTGCCTGCAGGCTGCTACAGCTTTAGGATGCGCTGCTGTCCGCTACGGGTGCCTTCCTGCCACTTCAGGATATAGATTCCGCCGGCAATTCCGGTCAGGTCCAGCTCGACCGGCACGTTGGAGTCAGTCAGCTCCAGCACCACATCACGCACCAGCTGGCCTTTCATATCGTACACCTGTATTTGCATGTCCGTTGTCCTGTCCACCAGGTACGAGAGCCTTAGCCGGTCTTCGTCTGCTGCCGTGAAAGGGTTCGGGTATACCCGGAGTATGCGCAGGTCGGCCGGGTTCAGCACCCGTACCCGTGGCGAAAAACTGTAGGTACCGTCGTTGTACACGACCCGCAGCCGGTAATAGCTCACCCCAGGCAGCGGCTCATTATCTACAAAGGTATAGTTCAGGTCCCCGTCCGGCCTAGGCCCGTCCGCATCGGTCGTGCCGATATCGGTAAAGTCAATGCCGTTGGGGCTGCGCTGTATCAGGAAATTATTCACGACCAGCTCGTTTCTGGTGGTCCAGCTGACGGCAACGGCATCGGGCGAGGTGAACTCCGCCTCCAGTGCCAGTATTTCCGGGGCAAGGTTACATTCCCCTTCAGGGTTAGGAATCATTGGCCCGGGCACGTTTCGGCAGTTGTATTCCCCTAGTGTTGCCCCGAGCAGTACGCTGTTGGCAAGCACCAGCTCCGCACCCGCAATATCCAGTGAGCTGAGGTCACGCACCAGCTGCTCCGACTCAATAGCGTAGAACATCACGGCCCGGACCAGGTTGACGTGGCCCAGCTGGTGGGCATGCCCGAGCTCATGCAGCATCACAGTCTCGAAGTCGAACTGCGGGCGCACAGGGGCGGCAGGGCCGTATTCCCAGTTAATGCTGTTGTTGATTTCCATATCGAACTCAGAAACCCAGAAAAGGGTGTCTGTTTCGCTGGGGCAGCCTTCGTAACGGCTAACAGTGCGGGCCAGTACGTTTGCCCCCACCACAGAAGTAGGAGCGAAACGGATAACCACCACGCCGTCGTCGGCTGCAACCTCCTTGCTGGTGGGGGAGCCGATCTCCCAGTTCACCTCCGAGGCGCACACCCAGGTATTCATGGCCCGGCGGAAACCCTCCTGCGCGGCCTGCCGGCTTTGCATACTTGGGGCGAAGTGAATATCGTACCCGCCGCCGTCCGGCCCGACCAGTATCGGCTGAAAAGACTTATCGTCGTAGTCTACGTTTGAGTAGGCGAACTCCAGGATAATTGGGTCCTGGGAGATAGCGCTGCCGCCGTTATCCGTTACAACCCGGATTGGGCCTGAGCCTACTGTATTCTGATCCACTGTGATGGAGGGGATATACATCTGTATGCGCGTATTCGTCCAGGAGATGTACGCGTCCGGCAGCGGCCGCACGTAGGTCTGGCCGCCGTCATCGGCATTCTGAAACTCCACGGCGCCGTTGCCGCGGCTGCTGCCAAAGCCCGAGCCGTTGATCGTTAAAACCACGCCAGTGCCCGCACTGGCCACTTTTGGCGCAAAGGAGGAGATAGCCGGCGCCAGGGGCGCTGCCTGGCCCTGCTGCTGCCTCTGCTGAATGGGGGCAGCCTGTAGTTTTTCATTTTCTGTAACGGTGCGGTAGCTCTGGCCGGTTTTTGCCCTTACTTCCTCATACAGTTTCTGCACGCTGCCGTAGCTATCGAAAACACCGCGGGCGGTACGGTCCGCCATGTTGTACGCTACAAAGCCCTGCTGGCTGCCGTAGGCGCTAGTGCTCAGGGGGGTGCTGCCGGGGGTGCGTTGCAGCACCTGCTGGCGCTTCAGAAAGAACATGCCCTGCTGCCCCGGCTTCAGCATTAGCGCCGTGGAGTACACGTGCTTCTTCAGGCCAACGGTGCCCCCCTCCGTAATCACCTCCACCTCTCCGGCCTGCACTTCGCCTTTAAAGGACTTGTATACTTTTATGATGTTGGAAGTATAGATGTTCTCGTGGCGGGCATCCCAAAACGACTTTTGCCGCACCACTTCTCCCTCTACCACTACATCGGCCTGCGCTACCCGCTCCTGCAGCGAGAGCGGCAGCATGTGTTGGGTATCGGAGGCAAGTGCGTGGCGGGCAACAAACAGCAGAGAAAGGAACAGCAGCGTAAGCGCAACGCGCCCACCTGCTACAGTCAGAGGGTACTTGTTAGCCATAAAGAAGGGTATGGGTCATGTGGGCAATCAAACAATACTTTTACGCCAGCCGCGGGGCCAGTGGTTTATACTTACGCAAGTTTACACCATCGGGGATATATTGTTACGCACAAAGTAGCGCCCGCTACGTAACAGCAAAACACCCACCAGGTATATTTTTCGCTGGCGGGTGTTCTGCTGCTGTGAAACTTAAGCTACTTACTGTCCGGGGCCATCCACTTTTTATACTTGTCGTACACCTTCTTTGGCTGCTTTTTATCGTTGATAAACAGCTCCCCGTTATTGATCCGGACATTCAGGTTACTGCTGTTGCTGTCAATCAGCCCGTCTTT includes:
- a CDS encoding T9SS type A sorting domain-containing protein, encoding MANKYPLTVAGGRVALTLLFLSLLFVARHALASDTQHMLPLSLQERVAQADVVVEGEVVRQKSFWDARHENIYTSNIIKVYKSFKGEVQAGEVEVITEGGTVGLKKHVYSTALMLKPGQQGMFFLKRQQVLQRTPGSTPLSTSAYGSQQGFVAYNMADRTARGVFDSYGSVQKLYEEVRAKTGQSYRTVTENEKLQAAPIQQRQQQGQAAPLAPAISSFAPKVASAGTGVVLTINGSGFGSSRGNGAVEFQNADDGGQTYVRPLPDAYISWTNTRIQMYIPSITVDQNTVGSGPIRVVTDNGGSAISQDPIILEFAYSNVDYDDKSFQPILVGPDGGGYDIHFAPSMQSRQAAQEGFRRAMNTWVCASEVNWEIGSPTSKEVAADDGVVVIRFAPTSVVGANVLARTVSRYEGCPSETDTLFWVSEFDMEINNSINWEYGPAAPVRPQFDFETVMLHELGHAHQLGHVNLVRAVMFYAIESEQLVRDLSSLDIAGAELVLANSVLLGATLGEYNCRNVPGPMIPNPEGECNLAPEILALEAEFTSPDAVAVSWTTRNELVVNNFLIQRSPNGIDFTDIGTTDADGPRPDGDLNYTFVDNEPLPGVSYYRLRVVYNDGTYSFSPRVRVLNPADLRILRVYPNPFTAADEDRLRLSYLVDRTTDMQIQVYDMKGQLVRDVVLELTDSNVPVELDLTGIAGGIYILKWQEGTRSGQQRILKL
- the dgt gene encoding dGTP triphosphohydrolase translates to MSQPTIASTTWDKLISKKRFEATDKKYTSDESVRGEFQRDYDRIVFSSAFRRLQNKTQVMPMPESDFVHTRLTHSLEASVVGRSLGRIVGKSILERHQELAEEKNINIQEADFGDVVAAACLAHDIGNPPFGHSGEDAISAYFQSDEAQPYLQGLTAAEKADLCNYEGNAAGFRVLTYTYPAHCQLPDGVSHSGLSLTYTTLATFTKYPKESLPKIADTKSTSEKKYGFFQTEKAWFNTIAQELGLLKKGKDGEVFYHRHPLAFLVEAADDICYRIIDFEDGLKLGLVPQEQGMHLLRQILNDDPNRKSSLTFYDWKEEIGYLRARIINKLIEETTAIFLQHEEAILAGNYDKPLINEVSSKPVLDEIKDLSVRLIYQNRPVLEIEAAGFEVLGGLLDAGIKAVFKPESRHHRKLAALIPPQYLQLPESATAYERIIHITDFVASLTDQAALGLYRKIKGIELPRMY
- a CDS encoding Hsp20/alpha crystallin family protein, whose amino-acid sequence is MANVAKRNGGASAPARSVFSDFFSDMDRFFENDMWRLPTQRRHQLMADLPATNIRENERDYSIEVAAPGMQKDDFNIEVNEGMLTISSQKEASNTEEQENYTRREYNYSSFSRSFRLPKGIKEDSIKASYKDGILHINVPKGQEREKPRHRINIE
- a CDS encoding M16 family metallopeptidase, whose translation is MIKKIYSAAFLALALLCAMPAQAQQSTPPPAGPAPKIELGKYEHFTLKNGLKVYVVENHKQPVVSMSLVLDRDPILEGDKAGYVQAAGQMMRTGTTNRTKDQFDEQVDFIGADLGFSSTGFNASSLKKHLPTLVDLTTDALLNPKFTQEELDKIKKQMKASLAQSKDNPDAIASRTRNMVLYGKDHPYGEVMTEETVDKITLQDIQDYYNTYYKPNIGYLAVVGDVTPKEMKKLLKKSFAKWEKGEVKDINFELPKAPEKTQVVIVDRPSAVQSSLVLTNPADLKPGAEDAVAASLMNNILGGGMDSRLFQNLRETHGYTYGAYSSINNDEILGRFNASANVRNAVTDSAVVEFMNELTKIRSERVSDEELRDAKAYIMGSFGRGLENPATVAVYAINTARYGLPEDYYANYLKKVEAVTADDVQRVAQKYINPDKMYVLAVGNASEIADKLKKFDKDDNQITYYNAEGNKVDRKAMGVPAGLTADKVIADYIKAIGGKANIEKLKDVSITSNATIQGMTLVFKQQQKGNDKFAMQVLMNNNPMQRVIINGDKGKMEAPMQGVNKELTADELKTQKLEANLFPALQYDKLGIKTKLTGVEDVNGTEAYAVEVTQPNGQKATHYFAKDTGLRLKEVNNLETPQGIITQTKTYGNYKEVNGVKFPYVTETVVGPQTIKAEVQTVEVNKNLSDDTFKL
- a CDS encoding DUF3667 domain-containing protein, which codes for MEKKRRKFTQCPNCGYTFEEVNNYCPNCGQENHDLNVPVKHLVWEFLEGTLHYDTKFWVTLKYLLFRPGLLTEKFNTGQRASYVPPIRLYVFVSLVFFFVLAITTKGTMAINVTPQEQAVLEQRLPVLKGVSADSLDPVAVAKVVAGPDSAAVPKATEVGAGDTEELEVKIATFFKGGDQSLQKMLKNTSFMMFLLMPFFGYLLYLFFYRKGRNYVEHLMFSIHLHTFYFILIIVAVSLAYVIPLDLTDAVMVVMVVYLYFALKRVYKTSYLKTLLKLIPLTLVYVFTLAVFLIGTFMISVML
- a CDS encoding M16 family metallopeptidase, with translation MKRKFIICLLWCATSLAAMAQSKSNKIEFTEYTLPNGLHVILHQDKSTPNVAVSVLYHVGSKDEVAGRSGFAHFFEHLMFEGTENIDRGEYSSLVQKAGGALNANTSFDRTYYYELLPSNQVELGLWLEAERMKHAKIDQVGVETQRKVVQEEKRERIDNQPYGSMGENVFSLAFKEHPYKTMPIGSFEDLNAASIDEFRDFYKTFYVPNNATLSIAGDINIEETKKMIEKYFAGIPKGTKEIPRPNVVEPKQTEERRKTVYDNIQLPAVIQAYHVPEQGTDDFYALSMLTTLLSGGESARLPKALVDKQQKAVAAASIPFPTEDPGLFLTFAIANMGVEVDDLEKAMNAEIERVKTEPLSDREFQKLQNQIESSFVQQNSTVAGRAESLANYAVYFGDANLINTELQRYMKVTKDDIQRVAKEYLTKDNRVVLHYLPKSAQPK